Below is a genomic region from Medicago truncatula cultivar Jemalong A17 chromosome 3, MtrunA17r5.0-ANR, whole genome shotgun sequence.
ATCTAGTTTTTAGTAGTGCTGCTGTGTTGTTCtttcaaaaagagaaaaatggcCCCAACTTAACAATTTTGCTGATGACGTGACCTTAATCTTGATGCAGGTTTAGCCTTTTCTACTACAGAGGAGAAATTAGCTGAAGCTTTTTCTCAATACGGAAATGTTGTCAAAGGTAGATGTTTATATTGTCGTCACAAGCCCAAAACCTCTCAGATTAAAACACTCATTCatgaatcatttcatttttccaGCTGATATAGTATTGAATAAAGCCAAGAAAAGATGCAAAGGTTTTGGATATGTGACTTTTGCTGAGGAGGAAGAAGCCCGCAAGGCACAAATTGGCATGAATGGAAAGGTTAGAACCTACAAACCTAAAGTATCCAAACATAGCCTCAGTGAACTACGAAATTCAGAAAATGAATCAACTCTTTCTGCAGATATTACACGGACGTGTCTTATATGTAGACATGGATCCACCTAAcgagcaaaaaaataaaataaagcaggCAACTAAAAATACAGAGGTTGATAACGAAGATGTGCATATGGAATGAAGTAAAGAGGCAGACCTACAAGGTAAGACGACGCCGAACCTAAGGAGGGAAGGAGCCATTTCTCATCTGAGCGCTGCTGGTTGATAATGTTATTGTACAAGTTTCATATTTTGATCAACCAATGAATACATGTACGATGCACAGTCACATCAATCAATGAGGAGTGCTTTTGCACAAACAGTCTAGTTATTATCTATCtcaatcatatttttggatttcagATTCATTTTCCCAATCCAATGTATACGAGTCTGTCCAGGATGGGGTATTCAAGATTAATTTTGAGAACTTGATTTTTAGAACTGATTTAAGCTAAGGTATTTAGTTTCAGCTTGATCTGACGAGATTCCGTGTTATGAGTAAGTGCGAAACCAGACCTTACAATTTGATTTGCCTCTAGAAATCAAATTAGAACATGCACTCGAAAACATGAGTTACTCCATCCTTTATATGACAGTTTTGATTTACACAACTTTAGATTGAAGATGGCAGTGTGAGTTTTAATGATTGATATGATAAGAAAAAAGGTTAGGAACTTGTTATCTATTTCTAAAAAGCCTACACTGCCAACATAGATTGGAGACAGTTGATCCTTACACAACACACAGACacacattttttatgaaaacaaaatattgtttctTTCGAATATTCTCCGGTGT
It encodes:
- the LOC11438254 gene encoding small RNA-binding protein 11, chloroplastic; translation: MATLGGISSSLLSHSKPCTSVFRHLFLRRITSKIFVKGLAFSTTEEKLAEAFSQYGNVVKADIVLNKAKKRCKGFGYVTFAEEEEARKAQIGMNGKILHGRVLYVDMDPPNEQKNKIKQATKNTEVDNEDVHME